TCAGCCGTTTTCTTGCAAGGCGTTGACTAAATCATTTTGAAATTTTTTTTCACTATCTTTATTTTCTATCATTTGTTTATTCTCCTTAGATAAATATTTTTATCAAGTTGTTGTTTAATGTTTTAAGATTTTTTAACTTACGCTGATGAAGGGTGATTAGGGAGTCGATATTTGATAATAAACTACCTACTCTTTTTTGTTCTTTGAGTTCTGGCAGCTTAATAATCTCTTTATTAATTATTTCTATATCCAAAGAATTCATCATTATTCCTGATTTTGAACTTCTTTTTAATGCCGCAAGCATTACATTATTACTATTTGCTCAATATTTTGAAAAATTCAACGAAAATTCAATCTTAGGTCTAAAAACTGTAAAAATATTAGAAATAATGCCATTTTTTAAAGTATTTTGTACAAATCTGCCGAATGGAAACTCTTTATTAGTGTGGCCTTCATATGCAATGTCGCTAACTCTAAATATGCTATAACCTGCAATAGTTTTGATATTATCAATTTTCAAATCTGTCTTAAAAGTATTGGTTGCTACCGAAATATATTTTTTAATATCAAATGTGCCATTGTTTTTTTCTTGAATATTGAAAAATACATTTTCGAATTTCCTCTGTTCTCAAGCGAAATTGATTATAGAAA
The genomic region above belongs to Mycoplasmopsis bovigenitalium and contains:
- a CDS encoding restriction endonuclease subunit S, with translation MKIDNIKTIAGYSIFRVSDIAYEGHTNKEFPFGRFVQNTLKNGIISNIFTVFRPKIEFSLNFSKYWANSNNVMLAALKRSSKSGIMMNSLDIEIINKEIIKLPELKEQKRVGSLLSNIDSLITLHQRKLKNLKTLNNNLIKIFI